The following are encoded in a window of Mycobacterium decipiens genomic DNA:
- a CDS encoding cell division protein FtsK, producing MSPYDPAVPSDPYSIPDPDGGTDFLDLAHVLTVGAMWLLAATGVAILALVVWKLRSPVTFERSVATPASRARWLLWASISWPRVAKACGLSTSEHVTRTDAQGKSRTRTVWTHPRLVGVSMSGDCLRLTVRTRTGQTVDDLENAVPAIRDAVGAHSARSTVTAPGTVRMEFVMRQQLAVVEVATVPTNSEASYVKIGRRENGSAWALHIAGLHTLTVGCSGAGKGSIFWGIAGGLGPGIKAGTVRLFAVDLKYGIEVSVGSTLFSGIATTEAQAARLLTKLEELLESRGRRMAGRARSHTPTTAEPLVVLLIDELAGLTAYMTDAAQRKQVAGSLSRILTKGRAVGIVVAAFMQDPRKEIVPMRGLFSQTVALRLRSRDEVAMVLGDGLADAAPAHRINPNQPGTGYVIAEDGSTMRVRADFWPDSLIRSVAQEYGLASSSPAGPTEN from the coding sequence ATGAGCCCGTACGACCCCGCGGTACCTAGCGATCCGTATTCGATTCCAGATCCCGACGGCGGCACCGACTTCCTTGACCTCGCGCACGTGCTGACCGTCGGTGCTATGTGGCTCCTCGCGGCGACCGGGGTGGCCATCCTTGCGCTCGTCGTTTGGAAACTGCGGTCCCCCGTCACGTTTGAGCGTTCTGTTGCAACCCCAGCGTCTCGGGCCCGATGGCTGCTCTGGGCGTCGATCTCCTGGCCCCGGGTTGCCAAGGCCTGCGGGTTGTCGACTTCCGAGCACGTCACGCGCACGGATGCACAGGGCAAGAGCAGGACGAGGACAGTCTGGACTCATCCTCGCCTTGTCGGGGTGAGCATGTCCGGTGACTGCCTACGCCTGACAGTCCGCACACGGACCGGCCAGACGGTCGACGATCTGGAAAACGCGGTCCCCGCAATCCGTGACGCTGTCGGGGCACATTCCGCCCGCTCGACGGTGACCGCACCCGGCACGGTTCGCATGGAATTCGTTATGCGACAACAGCTGGCGGTCGTTGAAGTGGCCACAGTGCCAACCAACTCCGAGGCGAGCTACGTCAAGATCGGCCGACGGGAGAACGGGTCGGCATGGGCACTCCACATCGCCGGCCTCCACACGCTCACTGTTGGGTGCTCCGGGGCGGGAAAGGGTTCCATTTTTTGGGGCATTGCAGGCGGATTAGGCCCAGGCATCAAGGCGGGAACCGTGCGGCTGTTCGCCGTGGATCTCAAGTACGGGATCGAAGTCTCAGTCGGATCCACACTATTCAGCGGCATCGCGACGACCGAGGCCCAGGCCGCGAGACTGCTGACCAAGCTGGAGGAGCTACTAGAGAGCCGCGGTCGCCGGATGGCCGGCCGAGCGCGTTCGCACACACCGACCACCGCAGAGCCTCTCGTCGTGCTGCTCATCGATGAATTGGCGGGCTTGACCGCGTACATGACGGACGCCGCACAGAGGAAGCAAGTTGCGGGCTCGCTCTCACGCATCCTGACAAAGGGCAGGGCCGTAGGCATCGTGGTCGCCGCCTTCATGCAGGACCCTCGCAAGGAGATTGTGCCCATGCGCGGGTTGTTCAGCCAGACCGTCGCACTGCGGCTGCGCTCACGCGACGAGGTCGCCATGGTCCTGGGTGACGGCCTCGCCGACGCCGCCCCCGCGCATCGGATCAACCCAAATCAGCCTGGGACCGGATACGTCATCGCCGAAGACGGGTCAACGATGCGAGTACGCGCCGACTTCTGGCCCGATTCGTTAATCCGTTCTGTTGCACAAGAATACGGGTTAGCAAGCTCAAGTCCCGCTGGCCCCACAGAGAACTGA
- a CDS encoding ArsR/SmtB family transcription factor gives MYAGSRPDPLPDDQVGLVVEVFRMLADATRVQVLWSLADREMSVSELAEQVGKPAPSVSQHLAKLRMARLVRTRRDGTTIFYSLENEHVRQLVIDAVFNAEHAGPGVPRHHRADAGLQSVTKTPVTEDAG, from the coding sequence ATGTACGCAGGTAGTAGACCTGATCCCTTGCCCGATGACCAGGTCGGCTTGGTGGTCGAGGTGTTCCGAATGCTCGCCGACGCTACCCGCGTACAGGTCCTGTGGTCGCTGGCGGACCGCGAAATGTCGGTCAGTGAACTCGCCGAGCAGGTGGGCAAGCCGGCGCCGTCAGTCTCCCAGCATCTGGCAAAGCTGCGGATGGCGCGGCTGGTGCGCACCCGCCGGGATGGAACCACGATCTTCTACAGCCTGGAGAACGAGCACGTACGCCAGCTCGTCATCGATGCCGTCTTCAACGCCGAACACGCCGGTCCCGGGGTTCCCCGCCACCACCGCGCCGACGCCGGGCTGCAGTCGGTCACCAAAACGCCGGTTACCGAGGATGCCGGGTAA
- a CDS encoding zinc transporter Slc39a7: MAHHTHDAPHAHEHHHGDVTHTHAHTSHTHDHVTHEHAHTHDDGTEHTHRHVHQAGLEEVHSHTHG; this comes from the coding sequence ATGGCACACCACACACACGACGCGCCGCATGCACACGAACACCACCATGGCGACGTGACTCACACCCATGCGCACACCAGCCACACCCACGACCACGTGACGCACGAGCATGCGCACACCCACGACGACGGGACCGAGCACACGCATCGGCACGTGCATCAGGCCGGCCTCGAAGAGGTGCACAGCCACACGCACGGCTGA
- a CDS encoding helix-turn-helix domain-containing protein, protein MDHVTLGHRVFRAREDAGIPQGRLAELVGIDRSALSRAEKGERKLAMTEMVAIAEALGRPLGFFVNEPLPAVVSRRSDLALPHETTRALDDEIELLAYDARLLVDMGLISPVERDQEARTPQTHQDAEQLAQRVREGLCIGDEPIENLGLVCERLGLYTYAAPLGENGPDGGCVEVNGDAGSIAVAVINGDIRSAGRRRMTLAHELGHWLCGDAYDCAVGEDHEKMISSFAIHFLAPRAGVVKVWNDHSGWSNRDRALAVGSAFRLSWSAAISQLRNLDLIEYDEFIALSEGEPRAGAYVRLKLSWDDEPKSPYLSPGFAAACVEGYTSGRLTAARTIELLRGTIARDDLPEQEMESLDDVRKLFALSGD, encoded by the coding sequence ATGGACCACGTCACGCTTGGACACCGTGTTTTCCGAGCACGCGAAGACGCTGGCATCCCACAAGGAAGGCTAGCTGAGTTGGTCGGGATCGATCGCTCGGCGCTGAGCCGTGCCGAGAAGGGCGAGCGGAAACTAGCGATGACCGAGATGGTCGCCATCGCTGAGGCATTGGGGCGACCGTTAGGTTTCTTCGTCAATGAACCGTTACCAGCTGTAGTGAGTCGGCGGTCTGACCTAGCCCTGCCGCACGAAACAACGCGGGCACTTGACGATGAGATTGAGTTGCTTGCCTACGATGCGCGACTGTTGGTCGACATGGGTCTGATCAGCCCTGTCGAGCGTGACCAAGAGGCCCGCACACCCCAAACCCACCAGGATGCTGAACAGTTAGCACAGCGAGTACGTGAAGGCCTTTGTATTGGCGATGAACCGATAGAGAACCTAGGGCTTGTATGCGAACGACTGGGGCTTTACACCTACGCTGCGCCACTGGGCGAGAATGGTCCCGACGGCGGGTGCGTTGAGGTTAACGGAGACGCGGGAAGTATCGCGGTCGCCGTCATCAATGGAGATATCCGCTCTGCAGGCCGGCGGCGTATGACACTCGCTCACGAGTTGGGGCACTGGCTATGTGGCGATGCCTATGACTGCGCAGTTGGCGAAGATCACGAGAAGATGATCAGCTCGTTTGCTATCCATTTTCTCGCTCCCCGCGCCGGCGTAGTAAAAGTCTGGAACGACCACAGCGGATGGAGTAACCGGGATCGAGCGCTCGCCGTTGGATCCGCATTTCGTTTGAGCTGGTCGGCTGCTATCAGCCAGTTGCGGAACCTGGATCTGATTGAGTACGACGAATTTATCGCTCTCAGTGAGGGTGAACCGCGCGCCGGCGCCTACGTGCGGCTTAAGCTTTCCTGGGACGATGAGCCAAAATCTCCCTATCTTTCACCAGGTTTCGCCGCCGCGTGTGTCGAGGGCTACACGTCTGGTCGGTTAACTGCGGCCCGAACCATTGAATTACTCCGCGGAACGATAGCGCGAGATGACTTACCAGAGCAGGAAATGGAATCTCTCGACGATGTGCGGAAGCTGTTCGCTCTGAGCGGTGACTGA
- a CDS encoding NUDIX hydrolase, whose protein sequence is MGTTPKHSVSVAGIVVRDDGRVLVIRRDDNDHWEAPGGVLELHESFEDGVRREVLEETGLEVTVERLTGVYKNLTHGIVALVYRCRPAEGITHPTAEAREVRWMTSEEVQSAMNPAFAVRVLDALEDDVHSRAHDGVNLVSD, encoded by the coding sequence ATGGGAACCACACCAAAGCACTCGGTCAGTGTCGCCGGCATCGTCGTCCGGGACGATGGTCGGGTTCTTGTGATCCGCCGAGACGACAATGACCACTGGGAAGCCCCCGGTGGCGTACTGGAACTTCACGAATCCTTCGAGGATGGCGTTCGGCGCGAAGTCCTCGAGGAAACGGGTTTAGAGGTCACGGTGGAACGTCTGACCGGCGTTTACAAGAACCTCACTCATGGGATAGTCGCTCTCGTCTATCGCTGCCGTCCGGCCGAGGGAATCACACACCCGACAGCCGAGGCGCGCGAAGTTCGTTGGATGACAAGTGAAGAAGTACAGTCAGCGATGAATCCTGCCTTCGCCGTGCGCGTTCTGGATGCGTTGGAAGACGATGTGCATTCACGAGCGCACGATGGCGTGAACCTCGTGTCGGATTAG
- a CDS encoding plasmid replication, integration and excision activator, with the protein MSVPKWLKVSHQQVFPHKAFVVSDVTAVIDYERSTKDNKVQATDRESGAPLWQVEVLDGDPAASKRARTLTVKFATPKQPVCPPNSAGMPFTPVVFEELCVLPYVDRSSESGRIAWSFRASGMTADTGKAASSATDRASA; encoded by the coding sequence ATGTCCGTGCCGAAATGGCTCAAGGTGTCCCACCAGCAGGTTTTCCCACACAAAGCATTCGTCGTGTCCGACGTGACGGCGGTGATCGATTACGAGCGGTCCACGAAGGACAACAAGGTCCAGGCAACTGATCGAGAATCAGGCGCACCGTTGTGGCAGGTCGAAGTCCTCGACGGCGACCCGGCAGCTAGCAAGCGAGCACGCACTCTCACCGTCAAGTTCGCAACACCCAAGCAGCCTGTGTGCCCGCCGAACAGTGCCGGAATGCCCTTCACGCCAGTCGTTTTCGAGGAGCTTTGCGTATTGCCGTACGTCGACCGTTCGAGTGAATCCGGCCGCATCGCTTGGTCTTTTCGGGCCTCAGGCATGACTGCGGACACCGGCAAGGCGGCGTCCTCGGCGACAGACCGGGCGTCAGCATGA
- a CDS encoding class I SAM-dependent methyltransferase: MGRTDHDRWDLATSVGATATMVAAQRALAADPQYSLIDDPYAAPLVRAVGMDAFTRLVDGRIPVEEDSEFDPERMARGMACRTRFYDQFFLEATQSGIGQAVILASGLDARAYRLAWPADTIVYEVDMPAVIEFKTATLSGLGAEPATERRTVAVDLRDDWAAALQTAGFDPKVPTAWSAEGLLVYLPDDAQDALFDNITALSAPGSRLAFEFIPDTEIFADERWRNHHDRMRELGFDIDLNDLVYHGQRSHILDYLTRDGWQTSSHTVKELHEANGFGYPDDELSAAFSDLTYSSAILTR; encoded by the coding sequence ATGGGGCGCACCGATCATGATCGCTGGGACCTGGCGACGAGTGTTGGGGCGACGGCGACGATGGTCGCCGCCCAGCGTGCGCTGGCCGCCGACCCGCAATACTCGTTGATCGATGACCCGTACGCGGCACCACTGGTGCGCGCCGTCGGTATGGACGCCTTCACGCGGCTAGTGGATGGGCGGATTCCCGTCGAGGAGGACTCCGAGTTCGATCCGGAGCGAATGGCCCGGGGGATGGCCTGCCGCACCAGGTTCTACGACCAGTTCTTCCTTGAGGCCACGCAGAGCGGCATCGGCCAGGCGGTGATCCTGGCGTCCGGGCTGGACGCCCGCGCCTACCGCCTTGCTTGGCCGGCGGACACCATCGTCTACGAGGTAGACATGCCGGCGGTGATCGAGTTCAAGACCGCGACGCTGAGCGGTCTCGGTGCCGAGCCGGCCACCGAACGGCGGACTGTCGCGGTGGACTTGCGCGATGACTGGGCGGCGGCGCTTCAGACGGCGGGTTTTGATCCGAAGGTGCCAACGGCCTGGAGCGCTGAAGGGCTCCTGGTCTACCTACCCGATGATGCGCAGGATGCGCTGTTCGACAACATCACCGCGTTGAGCGCTCCCGGTAGTCGGCTGGCCTTCGAATTCATCCCGGACACCGAGATCTTCGCGGACGAGCGGTGGCGCAACCATCACGACCGGATGCGCGAGCTCGGATTCGACATCGACCTCAACGATCTCGTCTACCACGGCCAACGCAGCCACATTCTGGACTATCTGACCCGCGATGGCTGGCAGACGTCGTCGCATACGGTCAAGGAGCTGCACGAGGCCAACGGCTTTGGCTATCCCGACGACGAACTCTCGGCCGCGTTTTCCGACTTGACCTACAGCAGCGCGATACTCACGCGCTGA
- a CDS encoding GntR family transcriptional regulator: MLQLGQIDRADDKPPYRQIAGMLRAAIIHNQLPPGERLPSEAELIEHFGVARMTVRQAMHELRSEGLVISQHGRGVFVRPTPPIHRLASDRFARKHRAEGKAAFTVEAEKSGYSPQVDNIVVNRQKPNSFVAERLKVSPNDDVVVRSRRYLANGRPVETAVSFIPAAFAEGTKIEQADTGPGGIYARLEENNHALSRFTEEVGARMPTPEERRQLELEQGVPVLTVLRTAYDTNDIAVEVCDTVKVASAYLLEYEFPAR; the protein is encoded by the coding sequence GTGCTGCAACTTGGACAGATCGACCGAGCGGACGACAAGCCGCCATATCGGCAGATCGCGGGCATGTTGCGAGCAGCGATTATTCACAACCAGCTACCGCCTGGGGAACGACTGCCGTCCGAGGCGGAATTGATCGAGCACTTCGGCGTGGCCCGCATGACTGTAAGACAAGCAATGCATGAGCTTCGTTCCGAGGGATTGGTCATCTCGCAACACGGCCGCGGTGTGTTCGTCCGCCCGACGCCGCCGATTCACAGATTGGCGTCAGATCGATTCGCGCGAAAGCACCGCGCGGAAGGCAAGGCGGCGTTCACTGTGGAAGCTGAAAAATCCGGTTACTCGCCGCAAGTCGACAATATCGTCGTGAATCGACAGAAGCCGAATTCCTTTGTAGCTGAGCGACTTAAAGTGTCGCCCAATGATGACGTTGTCGTGCGATCGAGGCGATACCTAGCGAATGGCCGGCCAGTTGAGACGGCGGTCTCCTTCATCCCAGCTGCTTTCGCTGAAGGTACGAAGATCGAGCAGGCGGACACGGGGCCTGGTGGTATCTACGCCCGCTTGGAGGAGAACAACCATGCACTCAGCCGCTTCACCGAGGAAGTGGGAGCTCGGATGCCGACTCCCGAAGAGCGGCGGCAGCTGGAACTTGAACAAGGCGTTCCCGTACTGACGGTGTTGCGAACCGCCTACGACACGAACGACATTGCAGTTGAGGTCTGCGACACCGTGAAAGTCGCCTCCGCCTACCTGCTCGAATACGAGTTCCCGGCCCGCTGA
- a CDS encoding helix-turn-helix transcriptional regulator translates to MTTLGVNATATAIATFPELLTAEQVAELLGVSAATVSRWGALREHGEDVGPPCYTLSDRVRRWDAAEVRAWLKQVRR, encoded by the coding sequence ATGACAACTCTCGGCGTCAACGCCACCGCCACCGCGATAGCGACCTTTCCGGAGCTTCTGACAGCGGAGCAGGTCGCCGAGCTGCTTGGCGTGTCCGCCGCCACCGTGAGCCGCTGGGGCGCATTGCGCGAACATGGCGAAGACGTGGGACCGCCCTGCTACACGTTATCTGATCGCGTAAGACGCTGGGACGCAGCGGAAGTCCGCGCTTGGCTCAAGCAGGTGCGCCGCTAA
- a CDS encoding DEAD/DEAH box helicase family protein, with the protein MSDDYGDYLTVAQAAAYVGVSAATLRRWDSARKLTAVRRPGSQYRYYRIADLEPFRLEYSTAEKAKDVVAGFFDAAEARIEGNPQLREPQKEAYEAAVEHFAQQKTPAIVQLPVGCGKTGVAAILPFGLSHKRTLVVAPNTTIREGLYADLNIANASCFWKKAGILDSFTSGPFTALVDGPKANMDDCVNSHIVVANVQQLAGSADRWLSQFPPDFFDLVIIDEGHHVAAESWQKVVRAFPQAFFVSLTATPFRADNKDLLGDLIYRYPFARAMLNGYIKHVVSASAHPAEITFTARDETATYTLEQILELKEEAWFRRGVALSDECNRHIAGKAVEKLQALKAATGFPHQIAAAAMSIDHADQVRAIFQELGLQAETIHSDLPDERKAAVLAKLRNNQIDVIVQVAMLSEGFDHPPLSVAAIFRPYRSLSPYIQFVGRVMRTVDPNDPNSANNQGFVVSHVGLNNEEQWDEFRELDTQDQHIVKGWARGEGDDSGGRYVTGDAGQIVQRFDDPVAQDERLSHFLNRPFLDPSDDRVIDEMLDAKGPGGFSFRELGVTADQLRTQLAHRRTHQEAPAEEVPIQPQVKRQTLRGRLDTRSKSVHQRILTDLGLARAGFDISRAIRGVRGNNADALFVQLNREINKFVGQNEKTRDKWTLDQLQAAYDSLDEIGDQVAESIKTAIKE; encoded by the coding sequence ATGAGCGACGACTATGGCGACTATCTCACTGTGGCCCAAGCAGCGGCCTATGTGGGCGTCTCCGCGGCCACTCTGCGCCGCTGGGACAGTGCCAGAAAACTGACTGCTGTTCGCCGCCCCGGCAGTCAGTATCGGTACTACCGCATCGCCGACCTGGAGCCATTTCGCCTCGAATACAGCACGGCCGAGAAGGCCAAAGACGTCGTCGCCGGCTTCTTTGACGCTGCTGAGGCACGGATCGAGGGGAACCCGCAGCTCCGTGAGCCCCAGAAAGAGGCGTATGAGGCAGCCGTGGAGCACTTCGCTCAGCAGAAGACGCCCGCCATCGTTCAATTACCTGTCGGCTGCGGTAAGACCGGCGTTGCCGCCATCCTTCCCTTCGGTTTATCGCACAAGCGAACGCTCGTCGTCGCGCCAAACACCACCATCCGTGAGGGCTTGTATGCAGACCTCAACATTGCGAATGCCTCGTGTTTCTGGAAAAAGGCGGGCATTCTTGATTCCTTTACTTCCGGTCCATTCACCGCGCTAGTCGATGGCCCCAAAGCCAATATGGACGATTGCGTTAACAGCCACATCGTCGTCGCCAATGTCCAGCAGCTCGCCGGCAGCGCCGACCGCTGGCTCTCACAATTCCCACCCGATTTCTTCGACTTGGTCATCATCGACGAGGGACATCACGTCGCCGCGGAGAGCTGGCAGAAAGTCGTCCGCGCATTCCCACAAGCGTTCTTCGTGAGCCTTACAGCAACTCCGTTCCGCGCCGACAACAAAGACCTGTTAGGCGACCTGATCTACCGCTATCCATTCGCCCGGGCGATGCTCAACGGCTACATCAAGCACGTCGTCTCGGCGTCGGCCCACCCCGCCGAGATCACCTTCACAGCGCGAGACGAGACCGCCACCTACACGCTGGAACAAATCCTCGAATTGAAGGAGGAGGCCTGGTTTCGACGCGGCGTTGCCCTATCCGACGAGTGCAACCGCCATATCGCCGGGAAGGCGGTCGAAAAACTACAGGCACTTAAGGCCGCCACCGGCTTCCCCCATCAAATCGCGGCGGCAGCCATGTCGATCGACCACGCCGACCAGGTACGCGCAATCTTCCAGGAACTAGGCTTGCAGGCGGAGACGATCCATAGCGACTTGCCCGACGAGCGCAAGGCCGCAGTGCTCGCCAAACTGCGCAACAACCAAATCGACGTCATCGTTCAAGTAGCCATGCTCAGCGAGGGATTTGACCACCCACCCCTCAGCGTGGCGGCAATATTCCGTCCGTACCGTTCACTGTCGCCCTACATCCAATTCGTAGGGCGGGTGATGCGGACCGTCGACCCAAACGATCCAAACAGCGCCAACAACCAAGGCTTTGTCGTCTCACACGTAGGGCTAAACAATGAAGAGCAGTGGGACGAGTTCCGTGAACTTGACACTCAAGACCAGCACATCGTCAAGGGGTGGGCCCGCGGCGAAGGTGATGATTCAGGCGGCCGGTACGTAACCGGCGACGCCGGGCAGATCGTCCAACGCTTCGATGACCCCGTTGCACAGGATGAACGGCTCAGCCACTTCCTCAACCGCCCATTCCTCGACCCGTCTGACGACCGGGTCATCGACGAAATGCTCGATGCCAAAGGACCGGGGGGCTTCTCATTCCGCGAACTTGGCGTCACCGCCGACCAGTTGCGGACGCAGTTGGCGCATCGCCGGACACATCAGGAAGCACCGGCCGAAGAAGTCCCCATACAGCCGCAAGTAAAGCGCCAAACATTACGAGGTCGGCTCGACACTCGATCGAAATCGGTCCATCAGCGCATCCTCACCGACCTCGGACTCGCCCGAGCGGGTTTCGACATCAGCCGGGCGATCAGGGGGGTGCGTGGCAACAACGCCGACGCGCTGTTCGTGCAGCTCAATCGCGAGATTAACAAGTTCGTCGGACAGAACGAGAAGACCCGTGACAAATGGACGCTCGACCAGCTGCAAGCCGCCTATGACTCTCTCGACGAGATCGGCGACCAGGTAGCGGAGTCAATCAAGACTGCGATTAAGGAGTGA
- a CDS encoding TIGR04255 family protein, whose amino-acid sequence MLPETNQDEVQPNAPVALVTVEVRHPTTDSLTDSASRELKHLLINDLPIERQAQDVSWGMTAPGAAPTPVADRFVRYVNRDNTIAASLKNQAIVVETSAYRSFEAFTDIVMRVVDARAQVSSIVGLERIGLRFVLEIRVPAGVDGRITWSNWIDEQLLGPQRFTPGGLFLTEWQGAAVYREAQPGKSLIVRYGPGVGQALDANYHLRRTTPAETGPFFLLDIDSFWTPGGGSIPEFNRDALVSTFQDLYGPAQVVFQEMITSRLKEELLRQ is encoded by the coding sequence ATGCTCCCCGAGACGAATCAGGATGAGGTCCAGCCCAACGCGCCCGTGGCTCTGGTGACGGTGGAAGTCCGGCACCCCACAACGGATTCCCTCACCGATTCAGCGAGTCGGGAGCTCAAGCACCTGCTCATCAATGACCTACCGATCGAACGCCAGGCGCAGGACGTCAGTTGGGGGATGACGGCCCCCGGCGCGGCGCCGACCCCGGTCGCCGATCGCTTTGTTCGCTACGTCAACCGGGATAACACCATTGCCGCCTCGCTGAAGAACCAGGCGATCGTCGTCGAGACCAGCGCCTACCGCAGCTTCGAGGCCTTCACCGACATTGTGATGCGGGTCGTGGACGCCCGCGCGCAGGTGTCGTCGATCGTGGGGTTGGAGCGCATCGGTCTGCGCTTTGTGCTGGAGATCCGCGTCCCCGCGGGCGTCGATGGCCGCATCACGTGGAGCAACTGGATCGACGAGCAGCTGCTCGGGCCGCAGCGCTTCACGCCCGGTGGCCTGTTCCTGACCGAGTGGCAGGGGGCCGCCGTCTACCGTGAGGCGCAGCCGGGCAAATCGCTCATCGTGCGCTACGGCCCGGGTGTCGGCCAAGCGCTTGATGCCAATTACCACCTGCGCCGGACCACGCCCGCCGAAACCGGGCCCTTCTTTCTGCTGGATATTGATAGCTTTTGGACGCCCGGCGGCGGCTCCATTCCCGAGTTCAACAGGGACGCCCTGGTGTCGACATTCCAGGACCTGTACGGCCCGGCTCAGGTCGTGTTTCAGGAAATGATCACCAGCCGCCTGAAGGAGGAGCTCCTTCGCCAGTAG
- a CDS encoding nucleoside deaminase, whose product MTDFAQRTIDLARQNVAEGGRPFATVIVKDGEVLAESANKVAQTKDPTAHAEILAIRAACTKLGTEHLVGTTIYVLAHPCPMCLGSLYYCSPDEVVFLTTRDDYEPHYVDDRRYFELATFYDEFAKDWQNRRLPMRHEPRPDIRAAAVDVYRFWQERNGGERTATAAPAG is encoded by the coding sequence GTGACCGATTTCGCTCAGCGGACCATCGACCTGGCGCGCCAGAACGTCGCAGAGGGTGGCCGGCCCTTCGCGACCGTCATCGTCAAGGACGGCGAGGTTCTCGCCGAGAGCGCCAACAAGGTCGCCCAAACCAAGGATCCGACCGCCCACGCCGAGATCCTTGCCATCCGTGCCGCGTGCACCAAGCTGGGCACCGAGCACCTGGTCGGTACCACTATCTATGTGCTGGCCCATCCGTGTCCGATGTGCCTTGGATCGCTGTACTACTGCTCACCCGACGAGGTCGTCTTTCTGACGACGCGCGACGACTATGAGCCGCATTACGTCGACGACCGCAGGTATTTCGAGCTGGCCACCTTCTACGACGAATTCGCCAAGGACTGGCAGAACCGACGCCTGCCGATGCGCCACGAGCCCCGGCCCGACATCAGGGCTGCCGCGGTGGACGTCTACCGGTTCTGGCAGGAACGCAACGGCGGTGAACGCACCGCGACCGCCGCTCCTGCGGGCTGA
- a CDS encoding site-specific integrase, translating into MAGSGPRGIRKRINSAGQPRYQVRYLVRDPSSPSGWVETSSTFATLREARAFKAERDGEAAIGGRRFDPRLGRTNLAGIWAQYSASKRPAVSPKTWSGYTQHWELRISPRFGSVPLEQISRRDVQQFVDTLTVGPWAKLATLRLLRSILEMAREDGRIHSNPAQGVSAGRIPARERHRYLTATEVAALAAACGDQGDVVTILAFTGLRWSELVGLRVGDIDLAARRLYVRQAAPEVEGRIIVGPPKTRSAVRTVPLPQVVIDALTPRIASRAPGEQAVTSPNGGFLRSNNWRRHVHWSRALQTTQLAPLTIHDLRHTYASLARASGADLRYVQKTMGHSTPTVTANIYSDLYSDELDHVATNLDRLNSSVADQANGQEPDTPKHP; encoded by the coding sequence GTGGCCGGATCGGGACCGCGCGGTATCCGAAAGCGGATCAATTCAGCCGGTCAGCCGCGCTATCAAGTGCGCTATCTGGTGCGGGATCCCAGCTCCCCGTCAGGATGGGTCGAGACGTCCTCGACGTTCGCTACCCTACGGGAGGCGCGCGCGTTCAAGGCCGAGCGTGACGGTGAAGCGGCGATCGGTGGCAGGCGCTTCGACCCTCGGCTCGGCCGCACCAACCTCGCCGGAATCTGGGCTCAATACAGCGCGTCGAAACGCCCAGCGGTGTCACCCAAGACGTGGAGCGGCTACACCCAGCATTGGGAACTCCGCATCAGCCCCCGTTTCGGCAGTGTCCCACTCGAACAAATCAGCCGCAGGGACGTGCAGCAATTCGTCGATACCCTCACCGTCGGCCCTTGGGCGAAATTGGCCACGCTCCGATTACTCCGGTCGATCCTTGAGATGGCGCGGGAGGACGGTCGAATCCACAGCAACCCCGCGCAGGGCGTTTCGGCGGGGCGGATACCCGCCCGAGAACGGCACCGTTACCTCACGGCGACCGAGGTTGCCGCTCTCGCGGCGGCATGCGGCGACCAAGGCGACGTCGTCACGATTCTGGCGTTCACCGGATTGCGCTGGTCTGAACTCGTCGGCCTGCGCGTCGGCGACATCGACCTGGCGGCGCGCCGGCTCTACGTCCGCCAGGCGGCGCCGGAAGTGGAAGGGCGGATCATCGTCGGACCGCCAAAGACGCGCTCGGCCGTTCGGACTGTTCCGCTCCCTCAGGTCGTCATCGACGCACTAACGCCACGAATTGCCAGCCGCGCGCCAGGGGAACAAGCGGTCACCTCGCCGAACGGTGGCTTCCTCAGATCAAACAACTGGCGCCGCCACGTGCATTGGTCTCGTGCTCTGCAGACAACACAACTGGCGCCCTTGACGATTCACGACCTACGCCACACCTACGCCAGCCTGGCCCGGGCTTCCGGCGCCGACCTCCGCTACGTGCAGAAAACGATGGGGCACTCCACGCCAACCGTCACCGCGAATATCTACAGCGACCTCTACTCCGATGAACTCGACCACGTCGCCACGAACCTTGACCGGCTCAACAGCTCCGTCGCGGACCAAGCGAACGGACAAGAACCGGACACACCGAAACATCCATAG